The following coding sequences are from one Nicotiana tabacum cultivar K326 chromosome 1, ASM71507v2, whole genome shotgun sequence window:
- the LOC142162917 gene encoding uncharacterized protein LOC142162917, giving the protein MAKTYKEYTEEDKKPVEKNFRAKKILECGIGPEEYNRISTYDTAKEIWEALKIAHEGTTQVKQYKIIMLTTEYELFKMSDDESIQDMHTRFASIINKLHSFGETIPRNKLVRKILSILPRYWESKVNVITESKDI; this is encoded by the coding sequence ATGGCAAAAACCTATAAAGAGTACACTGAAGAAGACAAGAAGCCtgtggagaagaattttcgtgcTAAGAAAATTCTAGAATGTGGAATAGGACCTGAAGAGTACAATAGAATCTCCACCTACGACACTGCCAAAGAGATATGGGAAGCTTTGAAAATAGCTCATGAGGGAACCACACAAGTAAAACAATATAAGATTATTATGCTCACTaccgagtatgaactcttcaaAATGAGTGATGATGAATCcattcaagatatgcacacaagattcGCTTCCATCATAAATAAGTTACACTCATTTGGTGAAACTATTCCTAGAAACAAGCTAGTAAGGAAAATTCTCAGCATTCTGCCTAGATACTGGGAAAGCAAAGTGAATGTTATTACTGAATCAAAGGACATATag